CCGTTATTGCCCTGTGCTTCTTCCAGCGCATATTTCGCGGTATCTTCTCCTTTTTGGGTGACCTTGAGTCCTGTATTCTGCGCAAGCGCCATATTGATGGCCTCCTGCAGGCTCAAGTCCGCCGCCTGAGCTCCGGGACTTGCCAAAAGCAGGGCCATAAAGGGCACGCCTGCCTTTATCCAACGCTTTAATTTCATGAAGATTTCCTCCCCAATATTATTTCCTTTCACATCTTTCTATTTTACCACATTTTATTATTTCCGTGGCGCAATTTGGTGTATTCTATGATAGAATAGATACGTTGTAATTCTATGAGAAACAGATTAAATTTGCATTAGAAATAGGTGTATTTTTCGTGGAAAATCCATATTTTGCTGAAGCGCAGAATCTCCTGCGCAAATATTACGGTTATCCCGACTTCCGCCCCGCCCAAAAACCTGTGGTGGAAAGCCTCTTGCGGGGTTCTGACACATTGGCCATCATGCCCACGGGTGCGGGCAAGAGCATCTGCTTTCAGCTGCCCGCGCTGGTATTCCCAGGCATTACCCTTGTCATCTCACCGCTTATCTCCCTGATGAAAGACCAGGTGGATGCGCTGGCCGAGCAGGGCGTACCCGCTACCTATATCAACAGCCAGTTGACCCTTGAGCAATCAAACGCCCGCTTCAGCGCCATTGCCGAAGGCCGCTACAAGCTCATCTATGTGGCCCCGGAACGGCTAGACACCGACTACTTCCGCTACATCATCGAACGGCAGGAAATCTCCATGGTGGCCGTGGATGAAGCCCACTGTCTCTCCCAATGGGGCCATGACTTCCGCCCCAGCTACCGGCAGATTGCCCCCTTTATTGCAGGACTCCCCCGCCGTCCGCTGGTCAGCGCTTTTACCGCTACGGCCACACCGGAAGTCAAAGAGGACATCATCAGCCTCTTGCACCTGCGCCAGCCGCGGATTCATGTCACGGGCTTTGACCGTCCCAACCTCTATTTTGAAGTGCGCCGCGGCGAGGATAAGAAGAAATTTATCGAAAAATACCTGAAAGCACATAAGGAGGAGGCCGGCATTATTTACGCCGCCACCCGCAAGGAAGTGGACAGCCTCTACGAACACCTCAAAAAGAAAAAGTTTGCCGTAGGACGCTACCATGCAGGCCTGTCCGACAAACAGCGCAATCAGGCACAGGATGATTTTCTCTACGACAACGTGCAGGTCATTGTGGCCACCAACGCCTTTGGCATGGGAATTGACAAGTCAAATGTCCGCTATGTCATCCACTACAATATGCCGAAAAACATCGAAGCCTACTATCAGGAAGCAGGCCGTGCGGGGCGCGATGGCGAACCCGGCAGCTGTATTCTGCTCTACTCACCGCAGGACGTCATGACGCAGAAATATCTGATTGACGTGTCAATCGAAAACGAGGAACGCAAGGCGCACAACCTCGGCACTCTGCAAAAGATGGTGGACTACTGCCATACGCCGGAATGCCTGCGGCATTTCATCATCAGTTACTTTGGTGATACGAGTGCGGAGGTGACCTGCGATAATTGCGGCAACTGCAAGGCCGGGCTCGAAAAAAACGATGTGACCATCGATGCCCAGAAGGTCTTTTCCTGCGTCTACCGCATGCACGAGCGCTTCGGTCTGACGCTTGTCGCACAGGTGCTCAAAGGCTCCAGCGACAAACGGGTAAAGGAACTCCATTTCGATAAGCTCTCGACCTTCGGCCTTATGAAGGAACGGACGCTGGCTGACATCAAGCTATTAATTCAGCGCTTTATCGCCACGGACTACTTAGGCCTGACCGAAAGCAAATTCCCCGTGGTCACGCTCAAGCCCGCCGCCTATCCCGTCCTCAAAGGACAGGAAAAAGTCTGGCAGGCCGTACCCAAACCGGAGAATGAAAAGGAACCCGCAGCACCAGAACTCTTCGACCATTTGCGCCACCTGCGCAAGGAAATCGCCACCCGCGAACACGTCCCACCCTATGTGGTCTTTTCCGACGCCACCCTCAAAGACATGTGCCGCGTCCAGCCCGCCACACTCGATGAAATGCTGGATGTAAAAGGTATCGGCGAAATGAAGCTGCATAAATACGGACAGGAATTTCTGGATTGCATCAAAGCCCATAAAAGTTCGTGATAAAGGTATCTTGGTCATACGTAGTTTGGGGCCGAATGGGGGAGTAATTTTTCTGTTTTCCGCTAAACGACCCCCTCGCAAAATAAAGCTGTCCAGTTACCTGCGCCGGGCAGGCCAACGGCGCTGCTTTCAGCGTATTTTCTTAGCTTTCTCCTACATGGGGCCGGCCTTCACTGCGTTCAGGCAGTCGCTCCCTACAGAAAAATTACTCCCCCATTCGACCCAAGTCACGACCTATACGATTGCCACGAACTCGTTGCTCCCATAACAAGAACATCGATGTACTTGCTCCTTATTACTGCGAAGATGGCGTTTTATACGGACTTCGCTTAGGGCGGAGGTAGTGATGCTTTTCGCCGTGGAACGACTGTCCGAACGCTGTGAGGACTGGCCCACAAACGGCACAGACTAAACACGGGGCTGAACATACGCGCCGCCGGTCTTGCCCGGCGCAGGCAACTATAAGCCCATAAATTTACTTGTGGGTCATTCAGTGCAACGGCGAAAAGTATTACCACCTCCACCCCAACTGAGCTGTAACAAATATAATTAAGCTCGCATTAACATCGACAAACTGCAATTCACTAAAAAGCCCGCTGACATTTTGTCAGCGGACTTTTTACGTTACGGATATTTCTTATAACCACTCAGCTTATAGATTGCAAATAAGCATCCATTTGCCCTGCCACTTCTTTGGCGGCTTTAGCTGCCTGCACTACATTCCATGGGCCGGTGACGACATCACCGGCTGAAAAGATTCCCGGACGTGTAGTCTGTCCATGTTCATCTACAGCCACCAGCCCCTTATCATTCACATCCAGTCCCGAGGTCGTATTCACCAGCTTGTCCTTAGGCTGCTGACTGACGGCGATAATGGTGCTGTCAGCAGGAGCCAGTTCCGGTTGTCCCTGACTGATTATTTCGCCAGTCTCAGAAAATTCCCGTTTGACAAAGACAGGCCCCTGTTCTGTAATCTTCTCCACAGCCATGCCATAGAGCATCTCTGCGCCATCGGCGATGGCATAATCCAGTTCCCGCTGGCTGGCCGTGACATGATTGCTGCGCGCATAGATGGTGACGAAACGGCTGCCCTGCCGCAAAGCCGTGCGGGCCGCATCCATGGCCGAATTGCCGGCCCCAATCACCGCCACCCGCTCGCCTAACGCATAGGCGCCGGGATTTTGCAGATAATCAATGGCATAATGGACATTGCCCAAGCTCTCTCCGGGTACCCCCAAACGCCGTGCCCGCCAAGTCCCCGTACCAATGAAAATGGCCTGATAACCATCGCTGATCAGATCATCCAGATGCAAAGCTCCGCCAATGGTGGTATGCGGCCGGATATGAATGCCCAACAGGCGCATTTTTTCCTTGTAGCGGCTCAGAATCGTGCGCGGCAGGCGAAAGTCCGGAATGCCATAACGCATCATACCGCCGATATGACTCTTGCGCTCAAAGATGGTCACATCATAACCTTTCTGTGCCATCTCCACCGCCACCACCAGTCCCGCAGGGCCGCTGCCGATTACCGCTACCCGCTGTCCCTTGGGCGGCTGTTTTTCCAGTTGCAGCTTCTCAAAGAAGCCATTGGATATATAATGCTCAATACTGGAAATCTGCACCGCACTGCCCTTGCGCCCCTGAACGCAATGCCCTTCGCATTGTTTTTCATGGTCGCAGACCAGCGAGCAGATTATGCTCATGGGATTGTTGGCAAATAACATCGCTGCGGCTTCATTCCCCTGACCGGCTAGGAACAGCCGAATCATTTCCGGGATATTGGTGCCAATGGGACAACCTTGCAGCTGACACATTGGCTTCTTGCATTGCAGGCAACGTCTCGCTTCATTGATTACATGGACTGCCATTAGGATTCACCTCTGCACGTTTTTCTTTGTCTCAGGGCTGCTTGCCGATATAGGCCAGAATCCCCCCATCCACATAAAGGATATGGCCGTTGACAAAGTTTGAGGCATCCGAGGCTAAGAAGATGGCCGGACCTTCCAAATCCTCTGTGGTTCCCCAGCGGTTAGCCGGCGTCTTGGCCAGAATGAACTCATTGAAAGGATGTCCCGGCGTGCGCAGCGGAGCCGTCTGCGGCGTGGCGATATAGCCCGGGCCAATGCCATTGCACTGGATATTGGCATTGCCATACTCCGAGCAGATGTTGCGCGTCAACATCTTGAGGCCGCCCTTGGCAGCTGCATAAGCCGATACCGTTTCCCGGCCCAGTTCGCTCATCATGGAGCAGATATTGATAATCTTGCCATGGCCTTTTTTCAGCATGCCTGGAATCACGGCCTTGGATACGATGAACGGTGCGTTGAGGTCGATATCCACCACCTGCCGGAAGTCCTCAGCCGACATCTCCAGCATGGGAATGCGTTTGATGATGCCAGCATTATTCACGAGAATATCAATGGTGCCCAGTTCCTTTTCGATATCGGCCACCATCTTCTGCACTTCATCTTCCTTCGTCACATCGCAGTAATAACCCTTTGCCTCGATGCCTTCGGCCTTGTAAGCAGCCAAGGCTTCCTCCATATGCTTTTCACCACGGCAGTTGAAAGCGATTTTAGCCCCAGCCTTGGCATAGGCTTTGGCAATGGCAAAACCAATGCCATAAGCTGCACCGGTCACCAGTGCCACCTTGCCGTCCAGCGAGAATTGTTTCAGGTATTCCATATCCATCTCTATGCGCTCCTTATCTCAGTTCCGTATTCTTGATGTGGTCCATATCGTCAAAAGCCTTGTTCTCGCCGCCCATAGCCCAGATAAACGTATAGTTGACGGTGCCGCAGCCGGCATGGATGCTCCAGGACGGACTGATGATGGCCTGTTCGTTCTGCATCACCACATGGCGGGTTTCCTGCGGTTCGCCCATCATATGGAACACCACTTCATTTTCCGGAATCTCGAAGTAGAAATAGATTTCCATGCGGCGCTCATGCGTATGGGCCGGCATGGTATTCCAGACACTGCCCGGCTCTAGTGAAGTCATCCCCATCGAGAGCTGGCAGGTTTCCAGAACGTCCGGATGGATAAACTGATTGATGGTGCGCTTATTGCTGGTCTTGGCATCCCCACAGGGAACCTTGTTGGCATCCTTGATGGTCAGAAGTTTTGTCTGGCAGGCCTTATGGGCGGGTGCCGAAACCATGTAGAACTTGGCCGGCCTATCGCCATCCTGACTCTTGAAGGTAACCTGCTTCGTGCCCATGGTGATATAGAGGCAGTCTTTATATCCCAATTCGTAGGTCACGCCATCTGCCGTAATCGTGCCAGCGCCGCCTACGTTGAAGATACCGATTTCCCGGCGCTCCAGGATGAACTTCGTACCGAAATTGTGCCAGACATCAATGCCCTTATCCAGCGGCACTTCCTCCTTGACCGGCATGCAGCCAAAGGTCACCATGCGGTCCACATGGGAGTAAACGGCTGTTACCATATCGGCGCGGAACAGGTTTTCCATCAAGAACTCCTGCCGTACTTCCTCCGTCGTATAACGCTTGAAATCTCTCTGATTTGCCGAATAACGAATATCCATTGTTCAAACTGCCTCCATAAAATGTTGTAATTCCGTACGATTGGGCAAGCCCTCATTGTCACCTGCTGACATGATGGCTAATGCACCAATCGCAGCGCCGCGCAGTGCGGCTTCTTCCAGCGTCCTGCCCTCCAGCAGAGCCGATACAGTCCCCACGGCGAAACCATCCCCGGCTCCTACCGTATCCACCACATGTTCCACCCGGAAGGACGGCGCAATAAATTCCTTGCCTTCCCGCTCCTTGCCATAGGCGCCCTTACTGCCGCCTAATTTAATGACCACAGCCTTGGCTCCACGAGCCAGATAAAAATCTGCTATCTGCTCTGGCTTTTCCAATCCGGTGAGAATCTTGCCTTCGCCCAGTCCCGGCAGAATCAGGTCAGCCTTTCCTGCCAGACGGTTCAAAGTCCTGACCATGACCTTATGAGAAGGCCAGAGAGCCGGCCGCAGGTTGGGGTCGAAGGATACCGTCGCCTCATGAGCATGAGCAGCATCCATGAGCGCTTCCACAGACGCACAGCAGCTGTCAGACAAAGCCGCGGGGATGCCCGTTACATGAACATGCTTCACGCCCTGCCAGTCAATCCCCCGCAAGTCCTCCGGTGCAAAATGGGAAAATGCCGTATGGCGGCGGTAGTTGACCACCAGTGGGTCAGTCCCTTCCGGTGCCATTTCTTTGAACTGCATGCCGGTCAGATGTTCCCGGTCAATCTGCACATAACTGTCCTCAATGCCGTTTTCCTTCAGGAAATCCCGTATATGCTGGCCGATGGGATCACTGCCCACCCGGGATACATAGGACACCGTATGCCCCAGCCGGGAAAGCCCGATGGAAAAATTCACTTCCGCCCCGCATACCAGACGGGTGAATGTCTGTACATCCTTCAACGGCTTTGCCTCCTGTGCCACAAAGAGCCCCATGGGCTCACCAATCGTCAGTACCTCGGCCATAATAATCGTTCCTTTCCTGCCAACTGAACTCAAAGTTCAGCATAAAGTTCTTCCAAATATTTTCGTGCAGTCACAGCATTGTCCGGACGGGTATTTTCCAACGTAGCCTGAATGCCGCATTTTTCCTGCTTCAGATAGGCAAGCAATGGCTTGTAATCCATAAGCCCCGTCCCTGGAGCCATTGCAGTAAGCCCATGCTCCGTTATCTGAAAATCCTTCAGATGGACAACTTCCACATATTCACCAAAACATTCGATTGCCTCGCCAATCACCCGCTCACGCTCCATATAATTCTCCATGGACAGGAGGTTCACGGGGTCAAAGATAATCCGCAGATTCGGTGAAGCCATCTCCCGAATCACCCGTCTGGCCACCTGCGGGTTCCAGACGATATGATTCCAGACCGGTTCGATGGCCAGAAGCGTACCGAAATGTTCCGCTGCTTCTACCACCGGGGCCAGATTATGCAGAAAAGTCTGCAGGGCTGCCTCACTATGGCAAGCTTCCTCATAGTGATAATCCGCATTCGGAGCGCCGGTCTCCGTTCCCACTACTGAGCAATCAAGCGCTTTCGCCATGCGCAGATGTGCAATATAATTCTCCTGAATCTTTTGCAGTTCCTGCGGGTCCGGATGCGCGAGATTCTTATAACATCCCAGCACCGCTACATCCACCTTATGCGCAGAAAATACCTCCCGCAGATGCTTGCCCAATCCAGAGGTCAGTTTTCCCGGACTCATCACAAAGCCCGGTATGGTTTTCTCCAATGCCAGATGCACACAGGAAAATCCCTGACCCCGGGCCCAGGCAGCCCGCTCGGCTAGTGTTCCCGCCCGCATATCATGAAGCCTGATACCTAATTGCAACACAGTAGTCATCCCTTTTCCTTAGCTTGTTCTCTTATGTTTCATACAATTTATTTATATTCTATATTGCTTTCCATAAATCCTCCATTCACAAGCAACTTTCTTTTAGAGGCGTTCATACTCCGCAGCTGCCAGAATGAAGGGCCCTAATCCCTTGGGTTCATTGGTAACAATCGGCTCACTGATATAGTAGGCAAAGGAACCATCACGTTCCCCATATGCCTTGGTGGGCTTGCCGCCCAAACCTGCCACAAAGCAAATCTTATTGAGACAAATGGTTCCCATGGGCGTCTCGGTGATGAACTCATCAATGAGTCCATGATAGGAGAGTTTGGCAAATTCCCGCATGCTCTCCGGCAACCAGCCCATACGCACGCCCTTGAACAGGGCATAGGCAATCATGGACGAGCCGGATGCTTCCACATAATTGCCCGGACGATCGCCGCAATCCGGCACCTGATACCAGACATGTGACTTGGGGCTGGCTACTTTTATCAGCGCTTCCATCGTTTCATTCAGAATCTTGATGAGTTCCGGCTTATATTTATTATCAGCTGGCAGCTCTGCCAAAGTATCCACCAGTGCCATGCAATACCAGCCGATGGAGCGGGCCCAAAAATGCTTGGACAGTCCGGTCAGTTTATTGGCCCAGGGCTGCTGACGGGCATCATCATAGGCATGATACAAAAGACCTGTCTGTTCATCGAGCGTATGCTTGCGGGCAATGATGAACTGCCGGGCAATATCATCATATTCCTCCATGCTGCGGCTGAACTCGCTGACGTATTTGGCATAGAAGGTCGCGCCCATATAGAGGCCGTCCAGCCAGATTTGCTCCGGATAGATTTCCTTGTGCCAGAACACCCCTTCCTTCGTGCGGGGATGATGTTCAATCTGGCTGCGCAGAAGCTCCAGGGCCTTGCGGTATTTTTCCTCATGAGTTTCCTTGTAGATGGTCAGCAGTATCTTGCCATTGTTGAGGTGGTCGATATTGTACTCCTTCACATCATAGCCCCGGATACTGCCATCTTCCCCGATAAACGTATCCATGCAGGACTTGATATAATCGAAGTATTTCCGCTCTCCGGTCTGACGCCAGACCTCCGCAATGCCGTCCAGCGTCAGCCCAAATTCATAAGCCCAATAGCTCGTAAGGTCGGTCTTGCGCTGTATAACGGAATCAGCCATCCACTGTGAGTATTTTTTCATTTTCTTCGTTCTCTCCTAAATATTACAAAAATTAATCGGTGAATTCAGTAGGAATGGGCACTCTTGGGTTCATCATGGACACGCATCAAATCATTGTGCCCGAAGCACTGCTCATACTTCCAGCCCGTCAGGGATTCTACCGCCTTGCGGGTTTCCGGCGTCACATCGGCCATGCTGCCGCCCGAACGGATGCGATGCACCTCATCCACGAGGAGCTTATGATTTTCTTTGGTCAGGGTCAGATTACGGGAAATCAGGTAAACGATAGCGCAGAGAACGATTGGCACCACAATGGTCATAACCAGTACACCATCAATAGCCATAG
The Selenomonas ruminantium AC2024 DNA segment above includes these coding regions:
- a CDS encoding sugar phosphate isomerase/epimerase family protein, coding for MQLGIRLHDMRAGTLAERAAWARGQGFSCVHLALEKTIPGFVMSPGKLTSGLGKHLREVFSAHKVDVAVLGCYKNLAHPDPQELQKIQENYIAHLRMAKALDCSVVGTETGAPNADYHYEEACHSEAALQTFLHNLAPVVEAAEHFGTLLAIEPVWNHIVWNPQVARRVIREMASPNLRIIFDPVNLLSMENYMERERVIGEAIECFGEYVEVVHLKDFQITEHGLTAMAPGTGLMDYKPLLAYLKQEKCGIQATLENTRPDNAVTARKYLEELYAEL
- a CDS encoding glycoside hydrolase family 88/105 protein, translated to MKKYSQWMADSVIQRKTDLTSYWAYEFGLTLDGIAEVWRQTGERKYFDYIKSCMDTFIGEDGSIRGYDVKEYNIDHLNNGKILLTIYKETHEEKYRKALELLRSQIEHHPRTKEGVFWHKEIYPEQIWLDGLYMGATFYAKYVSEFSRSMEEYDDIARQFIIARKHTLDEQTGLLYHAYDDARQQPWANKLTGLSKHFWARSIGWYCMALVDTLAELPADNKYKPELIKILNETMEALIKVASPKSHVWYQVPDCGDRPGNYVEASGSSMIAYALFKGVRMGWLPESMREFAKLSYHGLIDEFITETPMGTICLNKICFVAGLGGKPTKAYGERDGSFAYYISEPIVTNEPKGLGPFILAAAEYERL
- a CDS encoding gluconate 5-dehydrogenase, whose amino-acid sequence is MDMEYLKQFSLDGKVALVTGAAYGIGFAIAKAYAKAGAKIAFNCRGEKHMEEALAAYKAEGIEAKGYYCDVTKEDEVQKMVADIEKELGTIDILVNNAGIIKRIPMLEMSAEDFRQVVDIDLNAPFIVSKAVIPGMLKKGHGKIINICSMMSELGRETVSAYAAAKGGLKMLTRNICSEYGNANIQCNGIGPGYIATPQTAPLRTPGHPFNEFILAKTPANRWGTTEDLEGPAIFLASDASNFVNGHILYVDGGILAYIGKQP
- a CDS encoding NAD(P)-dependent oxidoreductase — its product is MAVHVINEARRCLQCKKPMCQLQGCPIGTNIPEMIRLFLAGQGNEAAAMLFANNPMSIICSLVCDHEKQCEGHCVQGRKGSAVQISSIEHYISNGFFEKLQLEKQPPKGQRVAVIGSGPAGLVVAVEMAQKGYDVTIFERKSHIGGMMRYGIPDFRLPRTILSRYKEKMRLLGIHIRPHTTIGGALHLDDLISDGYQAIFIGTGTWRARRLGVPGESLGNVHYAIDYLQNPGAYALGERVAVIGAGNSAMDAARTALRQGSRFVTIYARSNHVTASQRELDYAIADGAEMLYGMAVEKITEQGPVFVKREFSETGEIISQGQPELAPADSTIIAVSQQPKDKLVNTTSGLDVNDKGLVAVDEHGQTTRPGIFSAGDVVTGPWNVVQAAKAAKEVAGQMDAYLQSIS
- the kduI gene encoding 5-dehydro-4-deoxy-D-glucuronate isomerase, producing MDIRYSANQRDFKRYTTEEVRQEFLMENLFRADMVTAVYSHVDRMVTFGCMPVKEEVPLDKGIDVWHNFGTKFILERREIGIFNVGGAGTITADGVTYELGYKDCLYITMGTKQVTFKSQDGDRPAKFYMVSAPAHKACQTKLLTIKDANKVPCGDAKTSNKRTINQFIHPDVLETCQLSMGMTSLEPGSVWNTMPAHTHERRMEIYFYFEIPENEVVFHMMGEPQETRHVVMQNEQAIISPSWSIHAGCGTVNYTFIWAMGGENKAFDDMDHIKNTELR
- the recQ gene encoding DNA helicase RecQ, with the translated sequence MENPYFAEAQNLLRKYYGYPDFRPAQKPVVESLLRGSDTLAIMPTGAGKSICFQLPALVFPGITLVISPLISLMKDQVDALAEQGVPATYINSQLTLEQSNARFSAIAEGRYKLIYVAPERLDTDYFRYIIERQEISMVAVDEAHCLSQWGHDFRPSYRQIAPFIAGLPRRPLVSAFTATATPEVKEDIISLLHLRQPRIHVTGFDRPNLYFEVRRGEDKKKFIEKYLKAHKEEAGIIYAATRKEVDSLYEHLKKKKFAVGRYHAGLSDKQRNQAQDDFLYDNVQVIVATNAFGMGIDKSNVRYVIHYNMPKNIEAYYQEAGRAGRDGEPGSCILLYSPQDVMTQKYLIDVSIENEERKAHNLGTLQKMVDYCHTPECLRHFIISYFGDTSAEVTCDNCGNCKAGLEKNDVTIDAQKVFSCVYRMHERFGLTLVAQVLKGSSDKRVKELHFDKLSTFGLMKERTLADIKLLIQRFIATDYLGLTESKFPVVTLKPAAYPVLKGQEKVWQAVPKPENEKEPAAPELFDHLRHLRKEIATREHVPPYVVFSDATLKDMCRVQPATLDEMLDVKGIGEMKLHKYGQEFLDCIKAHKSS
- a CDS encoding sugar kinase codes for the protein MAEVLTIGEPMGLFVAQEAKPLKDVQTFTRLVCGAEVNFSIGLSRLGHTVSYVSRVGSDPIGQHIRDFLKENGIEDSYVQIDREHLTGMQFKEMAPEGTDPLVVNYRRHTAFSHFAPEDLRGIDWQGVKHVHVTGIPAALSDSCCASVEALMDAAHAHEATVSFDPNLRPALWPSHKVMVRTLNRLAGKADLILPGLGEGKILTGLEKPEQIADFYLARGAKAVVIKLGGSKGAYGKEREGKEFIAPSFRVEHVVDTVGAGDGFAVGTVSALLEGRTLEEAALRGAAIGALAIMSAGDNEGLPNRTELQHFMEAV